The Panicum hallii strain FIL2 chromosome 9, PHallii_v3.1, whole genome shotgun sequence genome has a window encoding:
- the LOC112877558 gene encoding uncharacterized protein LOC112877558, with protein sequence MERLDLPLGLGGHDTYAIMVVWLIAFSYPDYFCPEYLHWSLGLIMAAMYIANMSQCKDFTTSLGTVKEERSADLCTSLFILASESMGTTLPSVDGIRFADDRKRQSGQQTVGDLAANMWIFLYDATAASLPNLGITRTHPFPVYSPTHPHRDDPSK encoded by the exons ATGGAGAGACTTGACCTCCCTCTGGGACTGGGAGGTCATGATACCTATGCAATTATGGTTGTATGGTTGATTGCATTTAGCTATCCTGACTATTTTTGTCCTGAATATCTTCATTGGTCACTA GGCCTAATTATGGCTGCAATGTATATAGCAAATATGTCACAGTGCAAAGATTTCACTACTTCTCTTGGAACAGTCAAG GAGGAAAGGTCTGCAGATCTCTGCACTAGTTTGTTTATCCTTGCATCTGAATCAATG GGGACGACATTGCCATCGGTGGATGGAATCAGGTTTGCTGATGACAGGAAAAGGCAAAGCGGGCAGCAGACTGTAGGAGACCTTGCAGCAAATATGTGGATCTTCCTCTACGACGCCACTGCCGCTAGCCTCCCAAACCTAGGCATTACTAGGACCCATCCCTTTCCGGTATACTCCCCAACCCATCCCCACCGCGACGACCCCTCCAAGTAA
- the LOC112875419 gene encoding glutathione reductase, chloroplastic-like, translating into MAAATLPSASAAAAVRSLARAVSPRHPLLLHASRSGRGRPLPLLAAAASPGSRLCRALSVSGSAAAGGSNGTTSGAAEREYDYDLFTIGAGSGGMRASRLASALYGARAAVCEMPFATVASDALGGVGGTCVLRGCVPKKLLVYASKYSHEFEESHGFGWMYETDPKHDWRTLITNKNLELQRLVGIQTNTLKNSSVTIIEGRGKIVDPHTVSVDGKLYTAKNILVAVGGRPSKPNIPGIDHVIDSDAALDLPSRPEKIAIVGGGYIALEFAGIFNGLKSDVHVFIRQKKVLRGFDEEVRDFVAEQMSFRGVKFHIEQTPQAVTKSYDGLLSLKTNKETISGFSHVMFATGRKPNTKNLGLEDVGVKMDEHGAVVVDEYSRTSVDSIWAVGDVTNRLNLTPVALMEAGAIARTIFGNEPTKPDYSAVPSSVFSQPPIGQVGLTEEKAIEMYGDVDVYTSNFKPLRATLSGLPDRVYIKVIVCAKTSKVLGVHMCGEDAPEIIQGIAIAVKAGLMKENFDATVGVHPTTAEEIVTMRNPTREVRRDTAAEAKTTDEAVSRK; encoded by the exons ATGGCGGCGGCGACCCTCCcatccgcctccgccgcggcggcggtccGCAGCCTAGCCCGCGCCGTCTCCCCGCGCCAcccgctcctcctccacgcatcccgcagcggccgcggccgcccgctccccctcctcgccgccgctgcgTCCCCGGGCTCCCGCCTCTGCCGCGCGCTCTCCGTCTCGGGCTCCGCGGCTGCTGGAGGGAGCAACGGCACTACTTCCGGCGCGGCCGAGAGGGAGTACGACTACGACCTCTTCACCATCGGCGCGGGCAGCGGCGGCATGCGGGCGTCGCGCCTCGCCTCGGCCCTCTacggcgcccgcgccgccgtgtGCGAGATGCCCTTCGCCACCGTCGCGTCCGACGCCCTCGGCGGCGTCGGTGGCAC ATGTGTGCTTCGTGGCTGTGTTCCAAAGAAACTGTTGGTGTATGCATCCAAGTACTCTCATGAGTTTGAAGAGAGCCATGGATTCGGGTGGATGTATGAGACTGATCCCAAGCATGACTGGAGAACTCTGATAACCAACAAGAATTTAGAGTTGCAGCGGCTTGTGGGAATTCAAACAAATACACTGAAGAATTCGAGTGTTACTATAATTGAAGGCCGTGGAAAG ATTGTTGACCCACATACTGTCAGTGTGGATGGCAAGCTTTACACTGCCAAAAACATACTTGTAGCTGTTGGCGGCCGACCATCCAAGCCAAACATCCCAGGAATAGATCATGTCATTGATTCTGATGCAGCATTGGATTTGCCTTCCAGACCTGAGAAGATTGCAATAGTGGGAGGTGGATATATTGCTTTAGAGTTTGCTGGTATTTTCAATGGCTTGAAGAGTGATGTTCATGTTTTTATCCGGCAAAAGAAAGTACTGAGAGGCTTTGATGAGGAG GTCAGGGATTTTGTTGCCGAACAGATGTCTTTCAGGGGTGTCAAATTTCATATAGAACAAACTCCTCAAGCAGTTACCAAATCATATGATGGTTTGCTGTCTCTAAAGACAAACAAAGAAACTATCAGTGGATTCTCACATGTTATGTTTGCAACAGGCCGAAAGCCAAACACAAAG AATTTGGGACTGGAAGATGTTGGGGTCAAAATGGACGAGCATGGTGCTGTTGTG GTTGATGAGTATTCTCGCACCTCAGTTGATTCAATCTGGGCTGTGGGGGATGTCACTAACAGGCTAAACCTGACGCCAGTTGCATTAATGGAAGCTGGGGCAATAGCAAGGACCATTTTTGGAAATGAACCTACCAAACCAGACTACAG TGCTGTGCCATCTAGTGTGTTTTCTCAACCACCAATTGGACAAGTTGGCCTTACTGAAGAGAAG GCTATTGAAATGTATGGAGATGTTGATGTCTACACATCAAATTTCAAACCTCTCAGGGCCACTCTTTCTGGTCTACCTGATCGTGTGTATATTAAGGTTATCGTGTGTGCTAAAACAAGCAAAGTCCTTGGAGTACACATGTGTGGTGAAGATGCACCTGAGATCATCCAG GGTATTGCAATTGCTGTTAAGGCTGGGTTGATGAAGGAAAATTTTGATGCCACTGTTGGTGTTCATCCAACAACCGCTGAAGAAATTGTCACAATGAGGAACCCGACAAGGGAAGTCCGGAGAGATACTGCAGCTGAG GCGAAGACTACAGATGAGGCTGTGAGTCGGAAGTAG